The nucleotide window TATGCTTTTTTAATTCCAGCTTTCGAAGATTTTGTATATTATCAATATTTCTTTGATTTTTATGATTAATTCCTTTAAAATTCTCCCCATTTGATTTTTTAGCTAAAGCTTTCCTTTCAGCCTCATTCAATTTTTCTTCAGCTTCCATTTCAGATAAATGATATTTATTAATTAAAACTTCCTTAGCATGTAATCGTTTTTTAATTGTTTCATTATTTTTAATAACTTGAGAATCTTCTATGGTACTTTGAATTTCAGGATTATTAAGCGACTTTTTAAATTTAAAATTTTTTTCTTCTGTACTCATCTAAAACCTCCTAAAATCTCTTTGAAACCATATCTTCATATTTTTTATATATAATAACTCCAAATACTAAAATAATTAATGAAAATAATAATAAATTAATTATATTTAATGTATTGGGGATTGTTCCCCAAATTACAAAATGCCGAAACTGATCTATTACCCAAAATAGAGGATTTAAAATCATATAACTATAATATGGTTCCGGGATAATATCCATCGGATAAAACATTGCTGAAGAATACATTAATACTAATGATATAACACCCCATAAATGTTGAATATCTGAGTAATAAACACATAATATTGCAACAACAAATCCTATTCCAATTATCATCATTGTCAAAGCTAAAACTGGAATAAATGCATAGGGAATTGTATTAAAATAAAATGGTGCATGAGTTACAATCATTACTCCGACCAAAATTATTAATGTAATGAAAAAATTAATAAATTCAGAAATTATACTTCCTAAAATAAAAATGTGTTTAGGAGCTGCAGTTCTCTTTAAAATATTTTGATTACCTTTAATGGAATTCATAGATGCTGCAATTGCAGAATTAAAAAAATCAAAAAGACATCTTGCTGATAAAAAGTAAACAGGAAAGTTTTCAATACTTCTTCCAAATAAAGTGGAAAAAATAATAGTAAATACAATCATTATCAATAATGGTTTTAATATGCTCCAAAATATGCCTAAAACAGAATCTTTGTATTTTGATGAAAAATTCTTTTTAACAATTTCTTGTAATAAAAAGATATTATTACTATTAGCTATACTCATGAAAACCACATTACACTCTTTAATAAACATTTAATTTTATTTAATATAATGATGCTTTTAATCACAAAATCTATTAAATTCAAATAAAATGAAATAAAATTTTTATAACATCAACCTCATAATTTATCTGAAATCGTATATTTACTATAAATATTAATTTCTTCTTTTTTAACTTTATCGGCAATACAAAAATTAGATGCCTTTTAAAAATCCTATTTTGTATGAAACATAGTTTTAAATCAAATTTTTTTAAAATTTTATCAATTCTTAATGACAAACTTAGATAAACAACATTGAAGTTTTTTAATGTTGAATAATTAATTTACATTGTTTATATTTAATTTAGCAATATATTTATAACAATGTTTAATTAATATTATAAAGCAAATAAAGTTTGTTGATGGTGTTATGAATAAAAAAATTTTTTCAATTATAATATCATGTTATAATGTTGAAGATTATATAAATGAAGCAATAAATTCCATAATCAATCAAAAATTTAATTTTGAAGATGTCGAAATTATTTTGGTTGATGATGGGAGTTTAGATGACACTGGAAAAATTTGTAAAAAATATACTGAAAAATACCCAAATAATATTAAATATATTTATAAAGAAAATGGAGGTCAAGCTTTAGCTAGGAATATTGGAATAAAATATGCTAATGGAAAATATGTTAATTTCTTAGATGCTGATGATAAATTAATGAATAATACTTTAAATTCCGTTTATGACTTTTTTGAAAATAACTATGAAGAAATTGATTTGGTTGCAATTCCAATGTATTTTTTTGAAAGAAAAACCGACCCCCACCCATTAAATTATAAATTTATTGAAGATAAAGTTGTTTATCTAGATAAAAATTGGAATTATCCCCAACTAGCTACAAATTCGGCTTTTTTTAAAATAGAGTTATTTGATAAATTTGAGTTTGATGTTAATTTAATTAATTCCGAAGATTCCATAATGGTAAATAAGATACTTTTAGAAAAAAAGGCTTATGGTGTGATAAAAGATGGAGGCCTGTGCTATAGAAAACGAAACGATAATTCTTCCATAATAGATAATGTTAAACAAGATAAACGATTTTATAATAATCGTTTGAAAGGATACTTCATTGAGTTGATTAAATATTCTAGAAACAAATTGGGCTTCATTCCTAAATTTATACAATATCTTATTATTTACGACGTTAAATGGATGTTTCTTGATGATTATTATAAAGAAATACTTAACAATGATGAACTTGATGAATTTAATAAATTAACAAAATATGTTTTAGATTCTGTTGATGATGAAATTATAGAAGAACATTTTAAAAAAGATGATTATAAATTAAAAAAAAGAATATTTGAATTAAAATATGGTGATTACGAAATAATAAGTAAAGATGACAAAATATCAATGTACATCAATAATATTTTAATTGATGAACTGTCAATTCACAAATTTTACATTGATATTATTGAAATTAGAAATAACCAGTTGTTTCTTTCTGGATTTTTAAGATCTTTTTTTAATAGCAATGATGTTGAAATTAAACTTTTAAAAGGAAATGACATATTTAATGGAACTAATTTTAATTATGATAATAGAAGTGAAAGCGAATTTTTAGAATCAACTATTAATTTTGACTTTAGCATCCCACTAAATGAAATGGAATATGAAATTAAACTTGTTGTAAAAGATAGGCTAAAAAGAGATAGCAATTATATTGAATTAAAAATCGAATTTTTAAATCATGCTAGATTATCAAAAGTAAGTAATTATTCTCTTTGGGATGATTATTTAATCATTTTTAAAAACAATACTTTCCATATATTAAAATATTCTTATTTTAAAATGATTAGTCTAGAGTTAAGAGTTTTAAAAAATATCCTATTTAACAAATACCCTTATTGGACATCGGCAATTTTCTTTAGGTTAGTATATTTAATTTTATTTCCTATTTACAAAAATAAAACAATATGGATGTTCATGGATAGACAAGATTCAGCTGATGATAATGCAGAGCATCTTTTTAATTACTGTAATGATATTGATGATAGTATAAACAAATACTTTACTTTAAATGAAAATTCAAAGGACTTTAAAAAGTTTAATAATGCATTGAAATTTTACTCTATTAAACAGAGATTACTTTACTTATTTGCAGATAAAATCATCTCATCGCACCCAGATGAGTCTATTTTAAATCCTTTTTGGGATAAAAACATACAACTTTATTCAGGGTTAATTAATTCTCAGAAAATATTTTTACAACATGGTGTTACAAAAGACAATGTGTCATCATGGCTTAGAAAATACGATAAAAACTTATCAATGATTGTTTGTGTATCTGAAAGAGAAGCTAAATCATTTCTAAAATATAAATATAATTACAATAGTGATGTAATTAAAGTATTGGGTTTTCCAAGATTTGATAATTTAGAAAATATTAACAACAAAAAACAAATTCTTATAATGCCCAGTTGGAGAAGGAGTTTAGAAAATTTAAGTGAAAAGCAAATTAAAAAAACACAATTCTTTAAAAAAAATAATTCATTAATTAACAATGAAGAGTTAATTAAAATAGCTCAAAAAAATCATTATGAGATTATTTATAAACCTCATCCAAAGATAATGGAAATAATTGATTTGTTTGATAGAAATGAATTTGTAAATATAGATGAAACAAGTAGTTATCAAGAATTATTCAATTCATCATCATTATTGATAACAGATTTTTCTTCTGTTGCATTTGATTTTGCATATCTTAAAAAACCAATTCTATATTACCAATATGCAAATGACTATCATTTTAAAGAGTCAATTATTGATTATGAAAAAAATGGATTTGGAGAGGTTATCCATGATGAAACAAGATTAATCAAAATTATTAATGAATATTTAAATAATAATTGTATAATGAAAGAAAAATATAAAAAAAGAGTAGAAAATTTTTATAAATACAAAGATAAAAATAATTGTAAGCGAGTTTATGAGGCTGTTAGAAATTTATGAGTTTTAAAGATAAATTCCTAGAAAAAAGTGATAGGTATAATTTTTACAAGAAAAATTATGAACTATATAAAGAAGAACATGATGCTCGAAATTTAGAAAAAGTAGCAGATAGCTTTTGCAATAATAAATTAGTCAATTTTGCCTATCATGAAGACTTTCCAACTAAATTAAATGACTTACTTAAAAATTTACCAACAGAATCTAGAAATATTTTACTACACATTTATTTAAGGGCAATAGCAGCAAATATGCAAAGAAAAGGCACATTATTTACTGATGAAGAGTTAAAACTCCAAAAAAAGCATCAGGAGTTTAGAAAAAATAATGTGAAGAAAAATGAAATCTGTGGATATAAGTTTACAACAAATACTTTTAATGTTCATTGTTTTATGAATGACTTTTTAACGGATAAAGATAAAGAATTTTTAAAAAATAAAGATATTATTGATGCAGGAGCTTATATTGGAGACTCTTCAATACCATTTTCCAAGTTGACACAAAAAAACGTTTATGCTTTTGAACCATTTGAAGATTCATACAAGAACTTAGTTGAAAATATTAAACTAAATAATATTAAAAACATTGTCCCTGTTAACTTATCATTAAGCGATAAAATTGGTGAAGAAAACCTATATCTTGCAGGAGATAATATTCAAGGTATCACTAATGATTCTACAATGCGAAAATATGATAAAGTTCTTAAAGCTAAAACCATGACAATTGACGAGTATGTTGAAAAAAATAATCTTGATGTTGGCTTTATCAAAGTGGATGTTGAAGGAGCAGAACAAAAATTAATTAAAGGAGCACTTAACACGATTAAAACACAAAAACCAATAATGTTTTTAAGTATATATCATAATGTAAACGATTTTTTTGAAATTAAACCATTAATTGAAAGTTTGAATCTAGGTTACACTTTTAAAGTATCTAAAGAAAGACCAGAAACATTTATCGGAGACACAATTCTAGAATGTCGCTGTGAGGATTAAACATGGAAAATGTAACAAACAATAATCAAATTCAAGAACTAAAAGATAATAAAATTATAGGAAATCCAACTTTAGCCAATTCAAATATAAAATTTATAGGAATAAATAACATTTTATATTGTGAAAATGATGTGAATCTCGTAAACTGTGATATCCAATTTAAAGGAAATAATTCATTAATTTATTTATCTCGTAACGAAAACAATTATTCAATTAATATACATGTTTTTCAAGATTGTACAGTTTACATCGGAAGAGATAACACTATGGCACAACCAATAAGTATTAACATACAAGAACATCAAAACCTCATCATAGGTGATGATTGCATCATATCAAGTGGAACAATATTTAGAACCTCTGATGCATATTTAATTTATGATACAATTTCTAAAAAACGAATAAACGATAGTAGAAGCATATTTATTGGAGACCATGTCTGGATTGGGCATCAAACATTTATTAGTAAGGGTTCTA belongs to Methanobrevibacter oralis and includes:
- a CDS encoding ABC transporter permease; translation: MSIANSNNIFLLQEIVKKNFSSKYKDSVLGIFWSILKPLLIMIVFTIIFSTLFGRSIENFPVYFLSARCLFDFFNSAIAASMNSIKGNQNILKRTAAPKHIFILGSIISEFINFFITLIILVGVMIVTHAPFYFNTIPYAFIPVLALTMMIIGIGFVVAILCVYYSDIQHLWGVISLVLMYSSAMFYPMDIIPEPYYSYMILNPLFWVIDQFRHFVIWGTIPNTLNIINLLLFSLIILVFGVIIYKKYEDMVSKRF
- a CDS encoding bifunctional glycosyltransferase/CDP-glycerol:glycerophosphate glycerophosphotransferase codes for the protein MNKKIFSIIISCYNVEDYINEAINSIINQKFNFEDVEIILVDDGSLDDTGKICKKYTEKYPNNIKYIYKENGGQALARNIGIKYANGKYVNFLDADDKLMNNTLNSVYDFFENNYEEIDLVAIPMYFFERKTDPHPLNYKFIEDKVVYLDKNWNYPQLATNSAFFKIELFDKFEFDVNLINSEDSIMVNKILLEKKAYGVIKDGGLCYRKRNDNSSIIDNVKQDKRFYNNRLKGYFIELIKYSRNKLGFIPKFIQYLIIYDVKWMFLDDYYKEILNNDELDEFNKLTKYVLDSVDDEIIEEHFKKDDYKLKKRIFELKYGDYEIISKDDKISMYINNILIDELSIHKFYIDIIEIRNNQLFLSGFLRSFFNSNDVEIKLLKGNDIFNGTNFNYDNRSESEFLESTINFDFSIPLNEMEYEIKLVVKDRLKRDSNYIELKIEFLNHARLSKVSNYSLWDDYLIIFKNNTFHILKYSYFKMISLELRVLKNILFNKYPYWTSAIFFRLVYLILFPIYKNKTIWMFMDRQDSADDNAEHLFNYCNDIDDSINKYFTLNENSKDFKKFNNALKFYSIKQRLLYLFADKIISSHPDESILNPFWDKNIQLYSGLINSQKIFLQHGVTKDNVSSWLRKYDKNLSMIVCVSEREAKSFLKYKYNYNSDVIKVLGFPRFDNLENINNKKQILIMPSWRRSLENLSEKQIKKTQFFKKNNSLINNEELIKIAQKNHYEIIYKPHPKIMEIIDLFDRNEFVNIDETSSYQELFNSSSLLITDFSSVAFDFAYLKKPILYYQYANDYHFKESIIDYEKNGFGEVIHDETRLIKIINEYLNNNCIMKEKYKKRVENFYKYKDKNNCKRVYEAVRNL
- a CDS encoding FkbM family methyltransferase; translated protein: MSFKDKFLEKSDRYNFYKKNYELYKEEHDARNLEKVADSFCNNKLVNFAYHEDFPTKLNDLLKNLPTESRNILLHIYLRAIAANMQRKGTLFTDEELKLQKKHQEFRKNNVKKNEICGYKFTTNTFNVHCFMNDFLTDKDKEFLKNKDIIDAGAYIGDSSIPFSKLTQKNVYAFEPFEDSYKNLVENIKLNNIKNIVPVNLSLSDKIGEENLYLAGDNIQGITNDSTMRKYDKVLKAKTMTIDEYVEKNNLDVGFIKVDVEGAEQKLIKGALNTIKTQKPIMFLSIYHNVNDFFEIKPLIESLNLGYTFKVSKERPETFIGDTILECRCED
- a CDS encoding acyltransferase translates to MENVTNNNQIQELKDNKIIGNPTLANSNIKFIGINNILYCENDVNLVNCDIQFKGNNSLIYLSRNENNYSINIHVFQDCTVYIGRDNTMAQPISINIQEHQNLIIGDDCIISSGTIFRTSDAYLIYDTISKKRINDSRSIFIGDHVWIGHQTFISKGSKIGSGAILDNNTYVPSNYSLKSNAIFAGNPAQLIKDNVFFTKDYNGGFKAEDTLNSENYNSRIYIYGPQLKETLDLITIDKIISELRIDERIDFIQKLFVRNKLHDRFSV